In Glycine max cultivar Williams 82 chromosome 15, Glycine_max_v4.0, whole genome shotgun sequence, the DNA window CATGAATTTGCTGTCAAATCCCACACACGAATGTTGCCATTTTGGTCACCAGATATTAGTTCAGTCTGTAGGATCaccagaaaaaaaatcaatgagaaCCACAAAGCAAGAAACTATAAGAACTGCAATCTGAGTATTCTGGATATTGCAAAAATTAAGGAACCATAATCAATGAAGAAAGAGCACCAATGACCCATTCTTCAACTGAAATGCTATGAAACAAATAAGCACTTATAATTGAAAGTATGTCATAATCCAGATCTAAATAAACATCAATCGATAAATCAATAGTTATATCAACCCATAAAAGTGGTAAGCAGTTAaatgaagtaaaataaaatctaaaaaccTAAAACCAGTATGCCGTAAGGCCAATTCAGTCCAAGCTACTAATCTGATTCTTgcattaattattgttattaattgttACATCTTCTAACTTGTTGTACCATGTTAATGATTAATGTACTCATAAGCCAGGAATAAATTGTATATCCACCAAAAATGGTGAAACATAACCTGATTTGGGTGTAGAACAACAGTGTTTACAGCTGCACGACTTTCATATTCCCTTTGACAACCGGGTGCCCTGCATTTTTGTTATCACATATAAGCAATGATTATCAAGAATGAACTTAAGGGCATAAGTCATACTACAAACTTATTACACTACATGCTGTATATCTACTTCACCTCAAATCCCAGATTTTAACTGTGCCATCCTCTGAGCCAGAATACATCCAATTACCATCACATTGAAACCCAACAGCCATTACATTATTGGTATGTGAATCATAGCTCATTACCTGCCACAAAATCAGGAACAAAAATTGTTGGGAACcagaaaataaatgatttattttgcaGCAAGTGTATCAGGTGAGAAAGACAAACTGGTTGAGGACTATTTGAGTTAACATCAAACAGTCGTATGTGTGGATTGCCAGCTGCAGCCAGGAAGCGTTTATCCGGGGTTATCTCCAGCCGGTTTACTTGCTGTACAAAGCAGATAATGGAAATGACAAAAGAAGTTCATGAGCTAAGGACCTTAAACACACcaagaattaaaaagaaaaaaaaaagaagcattctTCTTGATATATATTAGTAGCAACAACCACCATCTAACAATAGGCATACACAAAAACACTGAAATAGAAAACTTTTAAGCATACCATAATTTTAACACTAAAACATAGAGGCATAGTACATCCAACAGCAGAGCTATTCACTTGCAAATGGAACAATAGAAAGTTTATGCAAGTTCAACTTTGTTTTCCAGTTTCATATAAATGTTTAGAAATAACGTGTCTCATAATCTAGTGTTCAGAAAAGTATTAGATATAGGTTTGATTTGAGAAGcctaaaaatgatataaattttgaaataccaccaacaaaattggaaaaaaaaattaaaaaaaaaatgagaaggaaggTAAACCGAATCAGGATATTGGATGGTGCGGTAGCAACGGCCACTCTTGGCCTCCCAAAAACGAATAGTGTGATCATAGCTCGCAGTGGCAAGTATCACCGTTGGTTGGCTCATTCTACAATacaactcttcttcttcttcctctttcaaCCAACATTTATCTatcaacaaaaatcaaaacaaaatgttATTGGATTGAATAAAATCTATCGAATCTGAATGTAAACATCGAAAACTAATTTCGATACGATGAGATGTTGCCAGAAACAACGAAATGGATGAAAATGACCCCAAAGTGACTATAAAAAGAATAACCTAACTGAAGAAGTAAGAGTGTGAGAAAAGAGACCAACCTCAAGAGATCGCCGTCACGCCGTGTCTACACCACCACCGCCACCTCCGCCGTCTACGGTGATAATAGGAGCGCGCCGCACTAGTCAATTCCCCAGTTCATCTTTGGTCTTCCCTACAACAAAAACGCGCCGTTTCGACCGGAAGCAATCAATGAGTCTTTTTTACGATTTTACCCCTTTTCTATTTGGTTGGGCCTTCGGATTCCCATATCCAAACCATAGCATAGCCCAAcaagttattttagatttttaaaggTGAGTTTCACTTGGGCAATTGATAGTTACACTCCTCCAATTATTAAACACTAGCATGGTGCCCCAGTCTCCCCACTGGTGACTTGCATGCTTTCGCATGTTTTATAGGTAGGtaagtaaataatataaaaagaggGCACAAATTACAGAGTAATTTTAAGAGTTATTATTCATcctcattctttattttttaaaatcgattataataaataactaatcttaataattaaattttaagaaaataaataatatgaaagagaAATAATTCTCAGAAATCTATTCTTAAAATAACTTGATTCCTCCtcctaatataatatatattcaattattaaggtcattgttgttaaatgaattaatatttaagtgctaaatatattttttataaaagtctaaactatttttttatggtcAATAAGAACATAACAATAAGATTAGAATCTTTAGATATCAACAATAcgatacaaatttttatattggatgaagttcaaatttaatatactaGTATGATATTTGTGAGATTGCACGGGTCATAttagtttttgttgtttcaaaatgACCtcgtaaatattaatttattaataagctAATATTATACTAAATTCATCAAAGTAATGCACACTCAAAAAAgcacatattttgattttttttagttttaattatttttatttgctttgtttttataaCTATCATTAggacatttttttctctctatgaGATTCTAAAgtatttctaaaaaattttgttctttgagttaattataactaattattaatctaaaaaacaattatgtaagtgtataaaaaaaacacagtcCCTTTGTTGTGTATTGTAgctacaaaatttatatattaaatttcaaaagataaatcttataaattaaaattacaaactaTATTCAATTCGACACTTTAAAATACAACACAAAGCAAATTTTTTACAGTTTACAAACTTAAAtattagataaatattatttgttaaaaataattttctagatttttatctttttattttaatttaatatatatttaataaaaatattaattacaactaaaatatttatgtgagatcaattaaaatattcgTGACTTATTATTCAATAAGTAAATTATCAAATAAGAATATTTATGTGATATCAtttaatatagttttttaataatataaagtagttaaattttttaattttataaaataatcaatatttttaaataattatatatgatcgtcaaaattaatatttagttaaatattaaCCATGCTAGTTTGATTCCTTTTGAATAAGATGTTagataaatcatatatatatatatatatatatatatatatatatatatatatatatatatatatatatatatataacattatagTTAACGGtgattttttcataatttcattaattgtaaaatattttgtattttattaaaatataatatcatatagGACATAAGATGTTTGtcatcttaattttaaaatccacaatgaaaaataatgaatataaatgaattgaattttcaaaactaaaaatgttcaaatgcatattttaatattataattttcttttgtatacCGTCAAAATATTTCatagccttccaaaaaaaaaaaaaaatacatttcataAGTTACTTATATAATGGCAAAGATACttgtaagtttaattttaaatattacacataagtatatattaaatttttatcctTGAAACTTAACTTTCTACTGTTTATAAcccctttttttataaaatgcatacatttattaaatatagagACTTCACAGTAAAAacgttaattaaaataatttttaagtatttgattgaaaataaaaatgacgtTTTAATAGAATGAAGATCAATAAAACGTggcattttaaaatttgttgttaatgttatcttaaaattaaataatgattttattttatatctttattgaaaatctcaaataaaataaaatcgagTAAGCAGAAAAGTTTTTCTgttaactgaaaaaaaaaatctttctgaCGTTAGCCCCATTAattaccaaaaagaaaaaagaagaagaaaaccgtatccatagcaggaaaaagaaaaaggtgtgTAGCTAGAATTAAAGGAGAAACTGAAATCTCTTACAACACTTTTATTATCTTCAGAGAAAAAACCAAGTATTTAAATTGTAGATATGTTTGTAAAACGATTAAAAAATAGTCAgtgatgataaatttttttatttgttttgaaaccAGCAGTGATTTAGTaacgtaaaaaataaaattgtttataaatttgatgtaaaacttgttgtgtaagaaacaaaaatgatataatggtctaacaaaaaataaacatagtCTGTTTACGAAATATGTTTCTATCGTCTTATTTAATTTCTAGATATTGCAAAAATCTGTTATATGTTTTCAAATTTAGTTCAAAAGataactttatttatattaaaaaaaattaaaattcttaaaatctcaattaaatgttcgattttttttctgatatttttctttacacTTACTTTTACAGCTTCTTTTAATCCTGCAAGGTCACGTGTCACCCATcaaggtctttttttttttcctacaccGTCCacgtttttttttacaattttacaaCCCCTTTATTCAATCAAATCCTATGTCCATTTTCCTTCGTTGGATCACGTCTCCGCCATTTTCTCCCCAGCTTTTAATTAATAACCTCCCTCACATTTGAATTATTACGCTTCTACTTTTGTTGATGTAGATTTTGGAAGCAAAATCTTGTTTCAGAACAATATCAGCAACAGGAAGATCTGACACTTTGATGACAAAAGAACTATCTGAATCAGAAGACGAGGAGGGGCTAGTGATGCTCTACATATCACAAACAAGGTTGTATATCATAATGTGGCAGTTGCCTATCATTTGAGCCACTGAAAGAGAAAGAGGGTCGACGCAAGTATTGTAAGTTACACACTAATTGTTCTAGAACCAACATTTCCttctttaatctttatattattgtaatttttctaGAACTAAAGGTTATTAGATGGTTTTCAAGAGATAAAGAGATAAAATTCATATAACTATAGAAGCAAATACGTTATTAAACCTTAAGAAAATTGAAGTTATAATTCAAATGTGAGGGAGTGTGTCATTAGCATATtagtttgaatttattttaaaattatttatagtttctaATTATAACCCATTAGCATATTccaattagaaaaacaaatgaatgtATTAGCAAGTAGGTAAActttaacaaatttataattagatttgAACCCACGTTATTTTTTATGGAATCAGAGGTGGGGAGGGGCAAACTTGTCTCAACCCATTGTAATTCCTAATTTTCAtgcaaattctaaaaaataaagctAGCCCACACCAAGTCgttaaagtaaaattattatgcatgggaaaatttatttttgagaaaatatttatttaaaaaagcaaTTGTTTTGTAATGAAGAGTAAATCATAATGCATGCCCAATTAGAGTAAATTAGTCTATCAGAGATAAATTTTGATTACAAATAAACAAAGTGTTATTTACTGGATCTTCGATCATATCCGCTTGACTTTCTGATTTCACTCCAATTTTACGTATTcacttttcttgttttcttttccatttcaggTATAATAATTACCTGAAATCCCACTTATCAAATTCCATTTTGTATTCCACAATGAAACCTGACAAATACGCTATAATATATTTGCATTGACTCATGCacaattttaggaaaaatagaTACAAATTTTTGACCGCTACTTAGTATCCATAACAAgtctgaaaaaatatttaaaaagatgaaatttagatatttataaCCTGCAGAGGGAAGGACCTTATTCCCAGACGGATCAAACCATAACCCCTATACATTTTCTTATGTATTGTCTAAGTAAATGCCTACTTAAAACTTTGCAGAAAATTGCTTGGTAACGCATGAACATACATATAAATGCGACTAGGTGTCAGTGGCACTGCGAATCGCACGTTTCTGCGTGAACATACACTGTCAACTGTTGTATTTGCGGTTGCGGCTCTTGTTCCTTGGTTTCTTCAGCTTCTTGGACTAACTTGACCACACGATTCTGCATTTCCATGCTCTTACCCCATAGAAGAATGTACAATCCAATAATCACCAAGATGGAACCCATCACACTAAACAACCAAGTCAACGAAGAATAAATCAggtaaagagtttttttttttccttcttaactcctatttttcttcataattatttagttataaatttaattaaaataattaaatatttttttatacttttattcaaTCATGAATTACTACTATATATGAGATGATCTGATccataacttttataataattattttaaaaaattatatctaaaatcatttttaattgattgaaagtaaaaaatattattaaaattaaacttaatatatCGAAAATCAGGCTTTAGAGAGAGGTGGCTGATTGTTATATTTAAGTAGCTAGTAATATATAACTTTAGTTACTACAGAAGAATTGAGGACTAAGTAGCCACTATAATTAATGTGGGGCATTGGTGCACTATTGTGAGGGTGCAACTGTGCATAAAGGTAGAAGAATTTACCTTCCCAGATGGAGCTGCTCATGCAAGACAGGGATATCAATCATTGCTGCCATTATCTGAACAAGAGGGCTGAATGCTGCAGTAAAGACAGGACCTCTCTTCTTCACACACCATGACATGCCCACAAAACACAAACCCGAACCTATCATCCCCTGTAAACAAATTGTTTACACTTTGTTAACCAAGTCATGAAACTGTTTACAATTGTAAATTACTCTTTCTTCCTTCATTGTCACTTGTTATTGTTAGTATTAGAAGCTTTcatcttttctctcatttttttacaCAACAACTCAAATCACGAAACAGCATCACGCAAAGCCATATATAGCGTAAGAATTTGCCACCCTTGATTTTTCTAAATTGAGTAAAGGCAAAATAAATAACTTAGGTGTTGATGACAAAATCAAAAATTGGTATTTTAAGATATTCACGATTTTTATGCATTTGCATGTAATATTTACCGTTAATTTTTCATCTATAACTTTAGATTATTTCCTTTACATTCTAAATTGAGCAGAGGACCTACTTCCTGAAAAATACTTACTTgcctttttaaaagtaatttctcTCTTATCTTGTTTTAACTCAATTCTATCTCGAATGGTAATGCCACACGGGCTCTCTAACTCATCATGACTTGAAAAAGTGAACTTACAGCATATAGAATAGCAATGATTTGTATCTTTCCCTGGAGAACCCAAATGGACAAGTTGTGGTCAGTGAAGAAGCAAATAACAGCTGATTGAATGGCTCCAAAGAAGGACATGATGGCTGTGCTAGAATACTGGCATGGATATCTCTTGCTTATTTTTGACTGTAAAATAAACCAAGAAGACCAAAAAATGGTTCCCAAAGCCAACGCTATTACACCAATAGTCCATTTTCCCGTTGTCCTTGTAGAAGCTAGATTCACTTCAGAACTCTTGGCCACAGGAGATACAGATTCATAGTGAGAAAAATTAAACAGTGGCTTGCCTTTGTAAAGTGTCAACATCAATGCGCCGCCTATGCACACCAATGAACCAAGAATCTTAGCTCTGCCACTTTTGCTCTTGATTTTCACGGTCTCTAATCTGTAAGAGAAAAGGAACAAATTTATGACACGGTTACCCTGCATCATGTGATGGTGGCTTACTACAAAGAATATAGGAATAACATAGGTTTGAATTTTGATTCATACCCAAATGGTAATGCCATCATGAATGTGACCACAGGCACCATGTTGATGAAAGCACAAGAAAAGGTAGCAGAAGTATATTGGATCCCCAGAAGGAAAAAGTATTGAGTCACTGATGCCCTACAATCATGTTAACCACATAACAGATAATTTGTAAGTACATGACAAGATAAAAACTGCTGGtgagaaaaggaaagacaaaCTAAGACTTGTATTTTTATGACTAGCTAACCCAACAATGGCACTGCAGAAGAGGTAACATAAAATTCGAAATGTGAGCCTTGGCCTGTCGTTTCtgcaataaaattaattatatggtCATAATTGCAAGATATCTAATATCCCTTCAAGTATACATGGACAAATTACTAgcttaacattcttgatgccaatACAAACAAATTGTGGCTTAGGTGGGTGAGTTCAAAACCATTCATTATAGCAATTTGGTCTATATGCATGTTAACAATATCAAAGACTTCACTACCACCCCAAAAAAGATAACTACTAAATTAAGAAGTTGAGGGTACCAACCTTTCCCTAAAGTAGCCGATTGGGGCTATGAAAATGGTAGCAATTGACAGCCGGTATGTGATAAAAACCAAATGGTTCATTCCCTCTTCCAGGACTTTCTTGAGAAGGATATTCACTGCcgcaaaagaaaaatcaattgcTATCATTACTATAAAAGGTTTCCATTCATCACAAGTACTCCTCATTTTCAGCAATGCAATTCTATTCCACAGCTCTTGATGGGGCAGGGTGAAGCTTTCCTCCCTTATATTTGTATTTGCAAGAAAAAGTGATAGTTGCAAGGCCACTGAGAGCTACCTGtggatttgttttaaaaaaattccagaATAAGTGGTAAGAAAGCAAGATTATATTCTGCAGTCACATCCAGCACTTTAAGCAACCAGCTTTGgcaatagtttaaaattaggcacttccttttgttttcttttgactGATTCTGTTCAATATAAGGAGTTATTCCAGAATCATGTTAAGGGTTTGTACAAATATTTATAGGTTAATTCATAATCTATGACCCCGACATTGTTAGCCTATTATAGGCCACGTGTTTGTGCATTTTCCTAATTCATCTAGTAAGGAAGTTGGCTATGTTTCATGCTGTCCCTCTTCTTTTCCCTCAGTGGGCAATTGAAGCTTCTGTAATTGGTGAGAGCCGAGAGGCATCTTTTGGGTGGAACTGTAGAAAAAATGGTGCTTCTCCCCCCTTCATTTACATGGCATCTAATACTTTTCATCTTTTGAAATAGGGTAAGCAGCAGCCCCAGCTCAAAAATTTGGAAAGCCAGAACAAATTGTCAAATCTTGGTTCAAATTAATCACTTCAAAAGGAAAGAGAATATAGTGGTGAGCACAGCAGGAAAACATTTAAAGCATGAAGAATTAACGATCCAATGAATTAAAGTTCAAAGTCTTCGGGAGACATGGCTTACGAATTAGATTCTTTAATGTGGATAAAAGCTCATATATGAACGGTTGAGAGATTTTGGAAGTAGTTTTTGCATTAATTTTGTTGAAATAAAGGTCTGCTTTAATGTATTAGGTTTGTGGGTTTTTTTTCATGTTGTATGTAGTCTAACATTAGTTGGTTAGTTGGGGGGTTAGCCGACAATCTTAGGTAGttatttctttgttattttgttaataacaGGAGACATGTTATCACATGTATATAAGTTCTATTTTACTGTTAATAAAAGAACgcaactccattttgtttccaatttttttgttttcacaacaaattcatcttcttctttcatAACAAGTGGTATTAATAGCTAAGTTGAGATCctaaggaaaagaaggaagaaaaccaTGGCTCTTGCAAGAATGGAGATCAAAAAATTCGTTGGTGAAATAAATGATTTCAACCTATGGCAGGTGAAGATGAATGCATTGCTCATTCATCAAGGCTTGGATGCAGTACTTTTAGAGGAAGCAATCATAAAGATAGAAGAGAAAAGATGCGCAAATGTGATGAATGAGCAATtgctctatttataattattccaatttacacCCGCGTCTACTAATATATTCTAACTTTGGTCCACTACATGAAAgaacctaatttatctattttttctccCAAATCTCTCTGCAGAGCTAAcatagtaaattgcattaagaatagagatgtataacaactaaacaaatattaaccTATCCCTAGCGatgattttacttaaatatcATTTCCTAGTTCTATTAGAATATAATGTTTCTTAAcgctacccctaaaacttaccatgcaaatggatgatcaagccacaaacaataatattaagtacaagaaaagataatgcaaatgtaatattcataaTTAGATAGGAAGAtcaattacatcaagagtagttggcTGCCAAGTTTCCAACAAAGGGGATTTAACCTCTCATTGTTATGAAGACTTTACAATTACATGAGggaaatatttagtaaaggggAATAAGATAAGAAAGGAAATGAAGGGAACTCTTAATGCTTGTGTTTCCTTTTTTAACCTTTGTCTTTTACAAGAAATtgtatttcttgaaatttttgtatgtttttttgttttttttttcttctctctttttcttttataggtgcaaaTTACCTTAGTGCTAAGTGGGCTTCTCACGCTAAGTTCGCCTTTACTTTCATGAATTAGcttgttttccttaattaacatgctttccttaattatccCGCTTTTTTgggctttattttactcactaagcaTCATATGTTATCACATGTATATAAGTGTTCCGCTCTCTCTGCAATGTTATTCGGCAAGTGCACTGAGTCACataagtaatatataaaatggtaagaaccgagtatcgtaCTCACAAGaaatttgtttcactcaaaaaatgTATGTTCAGTGAGCAAACATTTGTACACAACCAAAAGCGAAGTAAATATCAAGTTAGGTTTTTGTGTTGGAAATCTAGTTAACTATAAACTACATATCTATGGTTTGAGAAGTAAAAACAGTCaagtaaaaagcgttgggtTATTCTACTGAATCTACCTTGATGTtgctatatatttttctctatttaatgttatcttaGTATTCTTATGCTGAGAAATTATCCAAACCAAGATTCCTCGAGTGAATGggcctaactctctttaaacCTCGTCATTGATTCCTCAGCAAACTCAGTCTAAAAGAGTAGTCTTAAGattacaacataataaaaactaaatcactacactccattcctagacatatagctttctagcttgctctatcaagttctaaggctttaaaacactttccaatgctaaaaattctaactatacatacaaatgggtgatcaagccaaaagcatgtaaaaataagcatggatagaagcaatgaacacataaaaacaacattaaatagatagcgaaagaatattacatcaaaggTTCAGCAGAACTTCCCAACCAAGAGGTTTAGCCTTTCATTACAAGTAATGAGTTTTCAATACAAAGGATAGATGTTGAAGGAAGAAAATGGCTAAGAATGGTTGAGGATGTTTCCTTCAACCTCTACAACCCTAATCTCACCCCTCTAACCTAGACTTTCTTGGTGGCTTCATTTTTATCGCTCTAGCTTCTCCCTTGGCTCTATTTTTCGACTCCTCTCTTTAGTTTCCGCCAACTTTAGTGTTTTAAAGACTCCTTGACGTTTCAAATtttgaaggctcgcttagcgagattagctcgctaagcgagagtaagtgaattttggcttaacGAACTAAGCGCGCtgagcgcgagaagagacaaatgACTCGCTGGGCGAGCTTGCGGCACGTTAGGCGAGCACATCTCTGACTGATCCTCTTCTATGGTTTCCTAGCACGCTAAGCGAGTTGTGTCTCGCTTAACAAatgtcactcgctaagcgcatatgtCTCGCTTTGCAAGACACCAGCTActtgaaccttctcttcttttagccTGAAATTGAAGTGGTTTCAATATTAACTCACAAAATGAGAGTATctactatataaaatcaaactaaacataaaaatacgtacaattcctacaaaaagaaccataagtTGGGGGAAATGGACTAATTTTATGTAACTAtttaatacaaaagttagtcataaatAGCGACTAACAACAagctttgtttttttgttaataaagtACATAACTTCATcccaattttctattttcacaaCAAATTCATCTTCTTCATTCATAACATTTCACGCATATATTATTCAACTTATTCATTTTTACACAATGTGAGACTTCACTCCAAAGACAAAATGTAAGAGTTGGATAACATTATGATAGgataatgattatttttgtattatctAGTACTTGATACAcaatgaataatttattaaagagaaaaaaaaggccATGCACTTCAAGTTTTCAAAGGAAATTTGCAAGTGAAAATTAAGATGGAAAGGcaacttatttattttcctcATATCTTCATGATAATAGGTGATATATTCTATGACTCTGTACAAAAGTGCAAATTAATCAAACAATGTTATCTTGATGCGAGAACCTGCCAATATGGCCATGTGCCATGGCCTACATGGTTTGGTGGACAATGACATGGATTGACCGGAAATGGCACAAATTCTATAGCATTTTGTATTTTAGAGATATGATAACATGGATTGATTAAGATGTCAACTGTTCCTTGGCTTTCCTGGGTGAGGTTCCTCCCACAAGCTTTTCTGCAACTATATGCAGTACTTTCCATAATTAATACATTTCCATGATTCCTTGATTTccttttgaattaatatatatatatatatatatatatatatatatatatatataaagagctTGGTAGAATAAGGAAGACCGTTCAATTTACACAAGATCTAAGCTAAGCATTAAAACTTGCTTTCCTTTCAGGGCAGGGTGCAACTTGGATGTTCAtcctaaaaaagattaaaaaatggaaaaagtgAAGGAATGTTAACATGCATATAAAAAGCCTCGCTCATTCGCCATAAATTGTGCCTCTTGTAGAATTTGTCAAGGCTCCTGTCTGTGCCATACAAATACCACCACTACAATATTCCCTATATATATTGAACCTCATGATATATATCTAAGCGAACCAAATGATGACACATTTGGAAATCAAAAGAATAAAGCTTGACCTCTTAAATCatttcaagtgttttttttttaatttcaaataagaGAATTTACAAAGGAGGATCGAGCTGATGGAATCAATGGATTATTAGACAAGAAATTTTCCTAACACtaggatatatatatagcaaGGCATTTGCTTGAGTGAAAATCTGAGATTCCTATTTAGATTATATTAAGTgcatatttagtttaatttattttttaaaaaatcacttatAATGTATTATAGAATGATAACCATTTGAGTggttaattatgttattattattaagtttgGTATCAAATTACAATCATCTTCCATGAAAAATAATCCTGTTTGAGTGGAATAGgaattgcttaattttttttgttcttgacaAATGTTTGCGGAAGAATTAAGTATGACATAGTCACGAAAAGAATATTAACATGTTTAAGTTTAGCCCAAAAGAAAGGTTAAACgtttgattaatttattagcTGGTATCGATGAATcattcaacaaaaaagaaaacataatttattagcTGGTGCTTGGTGTCAAATgaatcattcaataaaaaagaaaacagaataaAACTTCCATTGGTGATTTACAAATGAGT includes these proteins:
- the LOC100782136 gene encoding WAT1-related protein At3g30340 produces the protein MRSTCDEWKPFIVMIAIDFSFAAVNILLKKVLEEGMNHLVFITYRLSIATIFIAPIGYFRERNDRPRLTFRILCYLFCSAIVGASVTQYFFLLGIQYTSATFSCAFINMVPVVTFMMALPFGLETVKIKSKSGRAKILGSLVCIGGALMLTLYKGKPLFNFSHYESVSPVAKSSEVNLASTRTTGKWTIGVIALALGTIFWSSWFILQSKISKRYPCQYSSTAIMSFFGAIQSAVICFFTDHNLSIWVLQGKIQIIAILYAGMIGSGLCFVGMSWCVKKRGPVFTAAFSPLVQIMAAMIDIPVLHEQLHLGSVMGSILVIIGLYILLWGKSMEMQNRVVKLVQEAEETKEQEPQPQIQQLTVYVHAETCDSQCH